One window from the genome of Haloprofundus halobius encodes:
- the glp gene encoding gephyrin-like molybdotransferase Glp, with protein MSHDDLRRAGFKHRTRVADARDRLLAAVTPHDRTERLALVDADGRALAETVTAARDVPGYDRAAMDGYAVRAEDTFGASGRSPSVLRLAAGDAGGEDDPASVPPGEAVRVHTGSELPDGADAVVMVEYTEQVGDEVEVFDALAEGENVGDADEDVAEGQSLYDPGHRLRPSDLGLLKSVGVHEVETYERPRVAVIPTGEEVVQRDPDPGEVVETNGLTVSKLVERWGGDASYRDVVTDDEDALREAVESNRDHDVVVTTGGSSVGERDLTYEVVDDLGEVFVHGVALKPGHPVALGEVDETPIVMLPGYPVACVVNAVQFLRPALKRAGHLPDDAPPTREATLTRKVPSEPGVRTFARVRTETGEEGLEATPTRASGSGILSSVALADGWVVVPEEREGLEAGATVAVENWEWSA; from the coding sequence ATGAGCCACGACGACCTGCGACGCGCCGGATTCAAACACCGGACGCGCGTCGCCGACGCCCGCGACCGACTCCTCGCGGCGGTCACGCCGCACGACCGAACCGAACGCCTCGCGCTCGTCGACGCCGACGGCCGGGCGCTCGCCGAGACGGTCACCGCCGCCCGGGACGTGCCCGGCTACGACCGCGCGGCGATGGACGGCTACGCGGTCCGCGCCGAGGACACCTTCGGGGCGTCGGGGCGCTCGCCCTCGGTGCTCCGACTCGCCGCGGGGGACGCGGGGGGCGAAGACGACCCAGCATCGGTACCCCCCGGCGAAGCGGTCCGCGTTCACACCGGCAGCGAACTGCCCGACGGCGCCGACGCCGTCGTGATGGTCGAATACACCGAACAGGTAGGCGACGAGGTGGAAGTGTTCGATGCGCTCGCCGAGGGCGAGAACGTCGGCGACGCCGACGAGGACGTAGCCGAGGGCCAGTCGCTGTACGACCCCGGCCACCGCCTTCGACCCTCTGACCTCGGCCTCTTGAAGTCGGTCGGCGTCCACGAGGTCGAAACGTACGAACGGCCCCGCGTCGCCGTGATTCCGACGGGCGAGGAGGTCGTCCAGCGAGACCCCGACCCCGGCGAGGTCGTCGAGACCAACGGTCTCACGGTCTCGAAACTCGTCGAGCGCTGGGGCGGCGACGCGAGCTATCGGGACGTCGTGACCGACGACGAGGACGCGCTCCGCGAGGCCGTCGAGTCGAACCGCGACCACGACGTGGTGGTGACGACCGGCGGGTCGTCGGTCGGCGAACGCGACCTCACGTACGAGGTCGTCGACGACCTCGGCGAGGTGTTCGTCCACGGCGTCGCGCTGAAACCCGGTCACCCAGTCGCACTCGGAGAAGTCGACGAGACACCGATCGTGATGCTCCCCGGCTACCCCGTCGCGTGCGTCGTCAACGCCGTGCAGTTCCTCCGCCCGGCGCTCAAGCGCGCCGGTCACCTCCCCGACGACGCGCCGCCGACGCGGGAGGCGACGCTGACGCGGAAAGTGCCGAGCGAACCCGGCGTCCGAACGTTCGCCCGCGTCCGGACAGAGACCGGAGAAGAAGGTCTCGAAGCGACGCCGACGCGCGCCAGCGGGTCCGGCATCCTGTCGAGTGTCGCGCTCGCCGACGGCTGGGTCGTCGTCCCCGAGGAGCGCGAGGGTCTCGAAGCGGGTGCGACTGTCGCCGTCGAGAACTGGGAGTGGTCGGCGTGA
- a CDS encoding Hsp20/alpha crystallin family protein codes for MSALRDALRDLPKAVFADLLESDDAYLLVVDLPGVTAETADVRFEDGRIVIEARREKSLPSEFRYLREDRSLFLDAELPLPPDASGDGAEASMERGVLELHLPKRTAAAERTIPITDDSSE; via the coding sequence ATGTCAGCGCTGCGCGACGCGTTGCGGGACCTGCCCAAAGCGGTGTTCGCCGACCTGTTGGAGAGCGACGACGCGTACCTGCTCGTCGTGGACCTACCCGGCGTGACCGCCGAGACGGCTGACGTGCGATTCGAGGACGGTCGCATCGTCATCGAAGCCCGCCGCGAGAAGAGTCTCCCCTCGGAGTTCCGCTACCTCCGCGAGGACCGCTCCCTGTTCTTGGACGCGGAACTGCCGCTGCCGCCGGACGCCTCCGGTGACGGCGCGGAGGCGTCGATGGAACGCGGCGTCCTCGAACTCCACCTCCCCAAGCGGACGGCCGCCGCCGAGCGGACGATTCCGATAACGGACGACTCCTCGGAGTAG